The Mycolicibacterium mageritense genome contains a region encoding:
- the sucB gene encoding 2-oxoglutarate dehydrogenase, E2 component, dihydrolipoamide succinyltransferase translates to MAISVQMPALGESVTEGTVTRWLKQEGDTVELDEPLLEVSTDKVDTEIPSPAAGVLTKIVAQEDDTVEIGGELAVIGDAGEQSSTAPSAAPAEQAEPEPEPEPEAAPAAEPAAAAPAQPAAASSGAATSVVMPELGESVTEGTVTRWLKKVGDTVGVDEPLVEVSTDKVDTEIPSPVAGTLLSITAEEDDVVSVGGELAKIGEAGSAPAAAPAPESKPEPKREPKPEPKAEPKPEPKPEPKPEPKPAPAPAAAPAAEAPATDGAPYVTPLVRKLAAENNIDLASVKGTGVGGRIRKQDVLAAAEAKKAPPAAPAPAAAAPAAPAPSAPAAAPAPALAHLRGTTQKANRIRQITAKKTRESLQATAQLTQTHEVDMTKIVALRARAKADFAEREGVNLTYLPFIARAVIDALKIHPNVNASYNEDTKEITYYDAEHLGFAVDTDQGLLSPVIHNAGDLSLGGLARAIADIAARARSGNLKPDELSGGTFTITNIGSQGALFDTPILVPPQAAMLGTGAIVKRPRVISDAYGNESIGVRSVCYLPLTYDHRLIDGADAGRFVTTIKRRLEDGAFEADLGL, encoded by the coding sequence ATGGCCATCTCCGTCCAGATGCCCGCACTAGGTGAGAGTGTCACTGAGGGGACCGTCACCCGCTGGCTTAAACAGGAGGGCGACACGGTCGAACTCGATGAGCCACTGCTCGAGGTGTCCACCGACAAGGTCGACACCGAGATCCCGTCCCCCGCGGCGGGTGTGCTGACCAAGATCGTCGCGCAGGAGGACGACACCGTCGAGATCGGTGGCGAACTCGCCGTCATCGGCGACGCAGGCGAACAATCCTCGACCGCTCCGTCCGCGGCTCCCGCCGAGCAGGCCGAGCCCGAACCAGAGCCGGAGCCCGAGGCCGCCCCCGCGGCCGAGCCCGCCGCCGCGGCCCCCGCCCAGCCCGCCGCCGCGTCGTCCGGTGCGGCCACCTCCGTGGTGATGCCCGAGCTGGGTGAATCGGTCACCGAGGGCACCGTGACCCGGTGGCTCAAGAAGGTCGGCGACACCGTGGGCGTCGACGAACCGCTGGTCGAGGTGTCCACCGACAAGGTCGACACCGAGATCCCGTCCCCGGTGGCCGGCACCCTGCTCTCGATCACCGCCGAGGAGGACGACGTCGTCTCCGTGGGTGGCGAACTGGCCAAGATCGGTGAGGCCGGTTCGGCCCCCGCGGCCGCGCCTGCCCCCGAATCCAAGCCGGAACCCAAGCGCGAGCCCAAGCCGGAACCCAAGGCCGAGCCCAAGCCGGAACCGAAACCGGAACCCAAGCCCGAACCCAAGCCCGCTCCCGCCCCGGCGGCTGCACCGGCCGCCGAGGCTCCCGCCACCGACGGCGCGCCGTACGTCACGCCGCTGGTGCGAAAGCTGGCCGCCGAGAACAACATCGACCTTGCGTCGGTGAAGGGCACCGGGGTCGGTGGCCGCATCCGCAAGCAGGACGTGCTCGCCGCGGCCGAGGCCAAGAAGGCACCCCCGGCTGCCCCGGCACCCGCGGCCGCTGCCCCCGCCGCACCCGCACCCTCGGCGCCTGCCGCCGCGCCCGCACCCGCGCTGGCCCACCTGCGGGGCACCACGCAGAAGGCCAACCGGATCCGTCAGATCACGGCCAAGAAGACACGCGAATCCCTGCAGGCGACAGCGCAATTGACGCAGACCCACGAGGTCGACATGACCAAGATCGTGGCGCTGCGGGCCCGCGCCAAGGCCGATTTCGCCGAACGCGAAGGCGTGAACCTGACCTACCTGCCGTTCATCGCGCGTGCGGTGATCGACGCGCTCAAGATCCACCCGAACGTCAACGCCAGCTACAACGAGGACACCAAGGAGATCACCTACTACGACGCCGAGCACCTCGGCTTCGCGGTGGACACGGACCAGGGCCTGCTGTCGCCGGTGATCCACAACGCCGGTGACCTGTCGCTGGGCGGGCTCGCGCGCGCCATCGCCGACATCGCCGCGCGCGCCCGCTCGGGCAACCTCAAGCCCGACGAGCTGTCCGGCGGCACGTTCACCATCACCAACATCGGTAGCCAGGGCGCGCTGTTCGACACCCCGATCCTGGTTCCGCCGCAGGCGGCCATGCTCGGCACCGGGGCGATCGTCAAGCGGCCCCGCGTGATCTCCGACGCCTACGGCAACGAGTCGATCGGTGTCCGGTCGGTGTGCTACCTGCCGTTGACCTATGACCACCGACTGATCGACGGCGCCGACGCCGGACGCTTCGTGACCACCA